TATGTTGGAGCTCAAATTTTTGTAAAGATGGGTCCCTGCAAATTTGACCGATGACTGCCAGGTTTCTGGATTCTGATGTCAGTGTGTAAAAAAGGGTCAGAAAACTGATATGGTCTTTAGCTCTCGTGAAGACGTCTTGTATATtcagtaataaaagtaaaatgagtCAAACAGTGCAGCAGCAGTGCCCTGATTTGAACAGTAAGAGGCATTATTCGACCACATCTGTGCAGTATGTTCTCTGTGACTGATGTGACGATGGGCCATACTTCAACTAGTTGTTTGTAATTATCAACATCAGCtgtagaaaaaggaaaagtagcCATGCTTTAATGTAAAGTCACTTAATCAATATAGCAGCAAGCAGTCATGCTGGACTCAATCACTCAACAGAAGGAAGCAGCAGCAAAGTCCCTTCTGCTGTTTCATTCTGTCAAAGCAATGGTTCTCAACCTGGGGGTCTGGACCCTCAAGGGGGTTGCCAGATGGGGGTCTCTAGGGCTCAATCCCAATGTCCCCTTTAaggccttaaaccctgaacccccAGGGACTTAGCGACATCACCAGGCAGATGGTTGAGTGTGAGAGACTGTAAGGGCTTGAAATGGTGTTAATACCAATGGAACAGCACGTTGCTGCAACATATCATATTACCATGACAACATAAAAAAGTATGATGTACAATTCCGGGTTTTAAACTTTCTACTCCCTGATTTAGACGTCTTCCAGGCTCTTTCCTCTAAACAGCTTCtataacaaaattaaatgtttgatgaataattCTGTCTAATATAATCTCTGCTTCCATTCCTGTGATCtcatctgtttttatgtttaccttttttttacgTCTCCAGGCTTCCACTGGTAACCCCATGTTTAACgtcacattgctatgaattgtgggtaattccctcagGCAAAGTCTGCAGGAATGTGGATTTACGAAAAGTGGTAATAAAAGGCTCACAATGTCTGCGAGAGAGCAAACACTCAATGATTTGACCGACAGACCTAAACTCCCACGGACTTTGCAGGAGTGAGCCTCACTGTGCGTCCATGAGTGTGTAGGTTGAGATTGGGTGTAGAGGATTATgcagaaaaaacccaaaaaactgAATACCAACTGAATACCTCTCcgctcactcctccctttccaagactGCTGTGAGCTGCTGAGTCCCACACCGTGGTAACACTGTTCACATAATGCAGTAAGGCTCTCAAGTATTCTgtattgctttcaaatatttattctcctgTAGATCAACTTTTATCCTTTAATGTTGTCCCTGCTAGGACTGCCTCCTCTAAGTCAACTGATCGGTAGTTTTGGTCTAAGTCGACTAGGATTTCTTTAGTCGATTAGtcatgtttttatgcttttcatGCTGAATCACTTAATCAAAGAAACGCATGAGCATAGCCAGGGTGAACACAAGAGTTAAAGtgatgcttttgtgtgtttctttgtggagggactcagttttacagatctggcaattaaatcaactaactggtttaaaaaaaactctctcccAAATCCTGAAACTAGAATACTAAAGCTCAGATTTGTGAACTCAAGTATAATGTGTGGAACACTGTAGGCTACTGTTATCTACACTGTGAATGCGATTATCTTTGTGTAGAATGTCGTATGTGTAGAAGCACATTGAGAGCTGCGGACAACCAGAAACTACTTCCTTCCTGTGCCAATATACATGGCCAAAGTTGATTCTAATAACACTCATTGTACTAAACCCATCTGTGATATTACAGGCTGGTTCTGAAGAGCTTCCAGCAGCTACAACGAGACACTGACAGCACTCGAGGCCTGTGTCTGTTCTCAATGTGTCAGATGAAAAAAGTCCTTTTGTACATCACAAACTGGGCCTTTTTGCCACATTCCTTGCAAAACAGAACCACTACTATTACAAACAAGTATGTTAATGTACAGACATGTTACTAATCAATTTCAATAAGTTAAGTTACATCCCTTTAAAAACCCAAGGGTCAACTTAAATAGCATCAGAAAGAAGACTTGTGTGTTAATGAAACAACCCAGAGTCAGATATAAAACTCATTGTTTGACAAATGTGATTTGAACAGATTTATTGAATTCCAGACAGCAGTTGGAAACAcgcaaaacaataaataaataaaacgttGTCTCTCTGCATGTTTGACGGATTTAACTTGATCAAGAAATACCAGAACTctataattaaaatacatttgtgaactAGATCAAGAATTACCCCCAAAAACCTCAAATCAGAGTGATTAAAAGAAACGAGACAGAGGGGATGTCTGGTATATACACAACATACATTCAGTAAGGGAAGAAGATTACACAAGCATCATTCTCTAAGCAGACAACAGTCACTACCACACAGTTCAAGGACATGGAGCTAACAAAGGATCAAACATGGATCATGCATTATATCTTTACAAAGCTATATGTAGAAATATCTGTATTGTTCATTATCACCGTAAAATTAAAACCTCCCAATCAAAGCCATGTAAAAAAAGGGCTTTCCAAATATTCCAGAAGAATGGAGAGTATTTCCCCTGtttagaataataaatattctgcttcactTCTTACTTGGTTtctgaaaaaaagtatataagaCTTAAGACTTAGACTTCAGATGAGATAGGCTTGTCTTACACAAGCTTTCATACATACAACTTTCAAACTTGACATCACAGATGCCATCCAAGTGATTACTAAATAACCCACAACTAAAAGCATGAGTCCTGTTACTGTTCAAAGAACAGCTAATTCCATTCTGCATAGTCCCCTTGTATTTCCTTTCACTCAAAGTGCTAAAAGTAAACCTAAAATGAACAGAGTTAATTGGCTGAGGCAGGTTTGAAGGAGATTAGGAGATTTAGATAGGTGAAGGGATTGTTCACCGGGCAGCAGATGttcatttcaattcaaaatGCTGATTCTCTTACATTTAGACTTAAACCTAAAATAACCTCATCATACCAGGTTACATTGACCTTCCTGTCTTGCAATCATTTTGTCCGAGTAAATTACAACCTGTTAAAATGGCATGACAGCGTTTTGTTGGACATCAGAGAGAAGTGATGGTCCTCCTGGTGGAAGGTCACTGGTTCTTCATCCACTTCATGTGTTGAAGCTCTCATCATAAGAAGGAGGAGCTTCTGTAACACACAGTCACCATGAGCTGGTTATTATACAAACAATTGTTACATATTACACTCTCCACATGTGAGGAGGTACACCAGATGACCCTATGAGCCTAATGAGTGGCGACTTGTACACAGCTGTGACTGATAATGTTATAGGTGTGTCTTTATACCAGGACCTACCTCTGAGCTTTACTTTCTTGTCTTTAACCGACGGTCACTTCTAGCATGTTTTAAGGAGAACATTAACTGGAATTATTAAATGGTTTTCCCCCCACAAAACTAAATTGGCTTTTTTTCCAGCACTGAGTGATGTAAATGTTAGTTTTAGAATAGATTTTAAGATTGTTTTACTGCACTAAAATCACTAAATGGTCGCGcccggttagggttagggtcagcaTTGTGGTCAACTATTAACCCGTCTGGACTACCATCCCCAGAGAGTTACAGCAGAGTTACAGCAGAGTAAGGATTAGCATAGGGGAAAAGAAATGAGTGCCTGATGAAGCCCATCTCACTGAAATGTTGCATGtaacttttaaatgaataacactAGGCTGATTTTATTCATGTCAGGATTCGTTAGAATTAAAAGAGGCGTCTACCAAATGATTAGTGAGTAACATTGTGGGAAATATAGGAAGTTTTTGAGCTTAACCCATTTTAGGGACTAAAAGTTCTTAACTATTGTTGGGAGTACCCCATCTTTAGGGAAGGGCAATGCTTAAGTAGTCTACTGCAGCTGTGAGAAAGTAATGgattacaaataaatcaataatgatgAAACATTAGATAAATGGCAAATAGTAAAATTTAGCATTATGGGAGTTAGCAGTAAAACCGTTATGCCAAAGTTAAAGAGGAAGACTATAGATTGTGTCATTTCAGTGTGCAGATATAGAAAGGTGCATCGTtggcagtttttctttttttaatgtgctgcaTATATGTATTGTagtgcttttatccaaagcaccTAACAATGTGCCTCTCATTGGCCCAATCATTCGTTTAGATATCATAATATCATTGAATCTTTCACAGCAAAGCTGGCACACATTCCTAAGAACTGCAGCGCCAGAAAAAGATACAAAGGCCCTCTTATAAGGTTAGCCCCAAAAAATCTAATGGAATCCAGCACAATCTGACTTAAGTTCTACCTTCACCTTTGCAGTATGTTGACAGGTGTGTCTATTGTTTTGTCAACCCCATTGGCTGGACATTTTAAGATTGAATTCATGGCCGAGCTGTTGTAGAGGATTGTATAAACTGTACAGGTTTTAATGTAGAAATTGGCCACTGAGTGTATGTCTGTGATATAATGCCTGGGAAGACCATACTGATGCATAAACAATCACTCTGTGTTCCGTATTACTTGTCATTTAACAGTAAATGTAGAACTTGTCTGGTAGGAACAATGATTCATTTCTTTTCCGacgttttaatttgttttgggctttcatgtttttctgaACTGAAGCTACGACAAAGCTGTTTAGCACTGTGTGCCTTAAAGATGATGAATAAGTGTTAAAATCAGTCCTAAGTTACAGCCTTGTTCTTCCCTATGAACAACCTTATCCAGTCTACACTGAGCAGCCTGGGCGGTGCAGAGTGACAGCTGACCACTGACCTTGTGGATAAGCTGAGGCGCCGTAGTCTGGAGGCAGGATGAGCGGTGTTGGCATGGAGCTAGCACTGTTCTCAGTGGGGTAAGGTGCTGTGGCTCCTGTGGACCCACTGAGCATAGGCTCACCAGGTACGGTGCTGGGCCCATTGTGCTGCTGGTTCTGGGAGAAAAAGAGGCCGGGAGCATAGCTGAAAGCGTTTGGTGACACCAGCTGAGATTGGCGCTTGTTGGGGAAGCCGTCGTTCATCGGAGTCCCGCCCTCTGCTCCAGGGTGGTACTCAGCTGGAGGAGCGCTGGGGGAATTGTGGGAGGACATCCTGGAGCGAAGGTTGGGACGGGGAGCAGGTTTTGGGCCAGTACGAGGGGGCAGAGACGGGGAGCTGGTGGAGGTGTTGGGGGTGGAGGCAGATGCTAGTGTatcttcagctgcagcagaggacGGAGGAGCTGCTCTTTTGGAAGAGTGCAGTTTTTCATCTAGCGAGACGTTCCCGATGTGGATGGGTAATGTCACCATGACTTCTGGAGACTTTAGACTGACCTGATAATcacaggaaaagagaaagttaGATTTACTGGAGGAATACAGAAtgaatacagtatgtatatgtGTTAAAGCAGCGAATCTAGATAGCACATCTAACAAATATTGTATTGACTTGATACTTGTTCTATTTTCTATATATTCTATAGATTGATTTCAAACCTAAGCCATTCTCAGGCATGGCATCATTGGTGGTTTCTTctatctgctttctttttctggGTGAGGGTTTCCATTGggacttttttgaaaaaagggaTTCTGGCACTTATTCAGCCATGAAACCGACATGTAGAATTTCCAACACATTTACAAAAGGAGGTGCATAAACAAAAGGTCTATGATCctaatcaataaattaaaaaaaataaaaaataaattaaaaaagtgatctaaaaatgtttgactATACAGAAACACGActtaaatggagaaaaagagagacttATGCACACCAAATTAAGTTAAGAAtatagcaaaaataaaatataacactgAATAAATTGATCAtggtaaaacagtaaaataaaaagaatataaacTCCCAGAGTATTTTCTCTGAGTGTCTAATAATGACACATATGGGTtcatattgtagttttttgaaAGCCTGCTGTGTCTCATACAGTAAAGGCTGATTTGTGCCTCTGTATCAGACACTGAGGGGAATGACAAAGGTTGTTCTTTGAAGCCCTGGAATGGGAACAGGCTCAAATATGCTAAACATGACCACTTTTCAAGAAAATAGTCCTGAAAGTGTAACAAAGGATGAGCATTTCTTACTTTGACATAATATTCAATCTTTATAAGTTCACAGCCAGCCAGGGAggactgaggaagaggaggaatgaTGATCTGCTCCTTCCACTCCACCTCCTTGCCAGCCTTTACCACACCACCCTCCACCTCTGCTATCGTCCTGACATCATGGGTGGGCTTCTTCGTCTCATAGGTAACTCTCTGAAAACACATGTGGACATGAAGATTCCTAAACTGGAGAACATGGTGACCACAGGAATACAAAGGCTGTtcatctgaaaaacacaaggGACATACGGGATACCAGCTGCTTTCTGAGGCCTCAATTATTCCAGTGTTTATAAATCTGTTTTCtactaaatattttaatttcaatttatttactGGCTGCATATAAAACATTGGCATATAGTCACCTTATAACGTTGGTGGTAATTCTCTCTGggttttattcaattttaacATGGCTTATTGATCCATTggtaatataaaatattgaatacTACATCTCTAATCTTGATATCTCACAGTAGCTTGTATACTTTTCACAGAACGTTGGCTTAAAGGTacaccacaaaaaaagagatatcagaagatgaaaataaaacagtaagcAAATCATAAATTCAATACATTACAATTGAGTGTAAAATGTGTATAATTGCCTATAATAGGAGTTTGGATTACTACGATTTCGAGGTAGTTCTTTGAAACTGTATGTTTGGGTCCATAAGCCTGAACATAACCTGCTCCTCACAGGTTTGGTTGGAACTAAAGTGTTTACCTGCATGAGGCTGGCGGCCATGTTGCCTGTGGTCTTCCCAGACTGGTTGTGGATGTTGACCAACAACTGGATGATCTGGTTTGGTGTGTAACCCTTCTTGTCACACTGGGCCTTCAACGCCACTGTGCCTGTTTTCATCAGCATGTAGGTGAACTGCTGCTTCACTGCAGATGAACAGGGTCCCTGCACGGAGAAGGGCAGCAAAACAGCACCAGGCCTTTAAATAAGACTGACATTTATACACTTTTGCTAAAGGAAAATTCACATACGCTTTGTTGATTTCTTTGCTAGTTATATTACGAGGTAGATGACAAGAAAGATAGAGATCAGTCTCGTGTGTGGGTTAAGTACAAATAGGGAGTCAAGACATGGAGTTAAGACCAGAGGCAgtgggaaaacagctagcctgacatCCTACATAAGCTTAAAACTactatttttatgttattttgcaGCAATGCTCATGTCAATGGATGATCTTTATATCAATCTGACTGTGGCAGCTGCGCAAGCACGGGAGAAAGGTGCATTTGACAGTGCATATCACAGTTGgataaaaatgttgaactatgcAGATTTATAATTTCTAATCTTTCACCAGTTTAAATAACACAATTCCTAGGCAGCACATCTTAACAACTGTAGCTAATTAACATAATGGCACACATAACTTGCCAAAAggccagaaaataaaaagcttgGCTGTCTGGTTAATGAGCGCTCTACAAGCTGAGGTTTGTACTCATTCAAGTCAAATCAATGTATCAAGCTAATCAGCATGACagttatgaaaaagaaaatgaggtATGCCAAATCAGTAGTGAGATTTCAAAATGCCTTCTTTGCCAACAAAAAGTCCTCAAATAAACCTGTGTTTTAGGTTAACATTTGTTCAATCTATTCAAATTTGAGGACTGGTGGATGAAAAAGGGATGAAAACTAGATTCAGATtagataaaatgacaaaaggaCATATTAAGACACACCTGATGATTTcgattttatttaaaattgataaatatttattttaaaacaatttattatttttgttagatATTTTCTAGTAACTGTTGCtctgtttgaaatgtatttattttgatataggGTGTATACAGACTTGTTTAGGACTCGGAACACAGAATTAAGTACTGACTTGAGACTTGTTTGTTGATCTTGACTTGCGAGTTGAGTCAGCAGGTTCTTTGCCAAGTTAGGTACCATTGTCCCCGTACAAATACCAAAATGAATGTCAGTGTATTttatcaacacacacatatgttgaTACAATGGGATCGGTCCACCAGAAAACCTAAATCCATCCCACATTGTCAGGGCTCATCAAACGTATCTGATAACCCAGACTACTGACAGAGGCCCACAGAAGTTCTGGCAGATAAAATGTCCTTATCTAGAAATAGTTCCAACCCAAAAACTAACCGTTGAACCATGAACTGTTGTTTCACATTTCTCTGGATGTAGGGATCAAATGAACAAGAAGAAACAATGTTGGTGGTGTGTTCTTGAACTCTGAAGACCTAGATCAGTCTTTTATATCAGTCTTACAATACATAGATAGACCATATACACACATCTGATCATATCTCACCCATATGTCTGCCACTTCATTCAGGTTCAGAAGGCTTAGTAGGTAGAAAGCTTTCTCAGTGTTGTAGTCCTTGGCAAATCGCGGTGTGTCAATAAAAGCTCTCACTCTGTAAACGATCCTACCATAGTTGCCTTCAAAAGATGTCGGAGCAGATTCTGTGGGAAAGAAGTCAAATATGTATTAGCATGTGTATTATGTACCACATATAGCAAATGGAGACTAAAGCCCTATTTGCATGGGACAAGTATTACCTAGAGACCTCTCATAATTTGTAATAATTGCTGTGGTCGTTTGGGATTTTTATCACATAATCAGAATCTGCCATGTCGGTAaattgtaaagtaaaaatgatacAGCAAATGACCTGTCATATTTTGCCAAACAAAGAGGAAGTTCTGATCAGTATCTCAGAAATCTTTGCAAAGTTTTCTCTGTGAATTTGACTGCCTCTTTCACGGTCGAGAATTATGGAGGCTGAGTTTTGTCTATCACAAAGATCTTCGATGCAAATTCAGGAGGCACACATTATCTATACACAGAATGCAGACTAGGgctgtcatttttacatttgaagcttatattgaggtttttgaatatgaaaaatatgtcttattgtggttatataaatgtaatttatggtaCTGTTAGATTGCTTATCAACCACCCTGTTAATACAGGTGGGTGTGGGAGGTTAAACAGTTTTTGAAAGGCGAGGGAGAAGAGTATGCaatgttgtatatatatgtaatattatatttttaatatcaaCAGATATACACAGAGCCATGACGTCATACCCGGGGGATAATGTCATTAAATTTGAGTTAAGGATGGACTACACTACACCGACGTGGGAACAGAATACTGTTATATCAATGAGAATTACTGCACATGTGTACAACATGACAATGCTATACAGgcggaacaacaacaaaaatgtccaGACTCCCATATAACCATACCCTTTCAAAACCTGACAAATTACCAGTTATTATCTTGACTCTTcatgtaaacatgaaaaaaaaaaataaaaaattgtgaGCAAGGCGGTTACAGCACATGCCGTCTAACCGCAACATCCATGGTTCAATTCCAGCCTTGCAACCATTGTTTCATGAcgcccccctttctctccccccatTTCCAGTTTCTGTATCCACACTGTCaaataaaaggcaaacaaataatctttaaaaaaaacatgaagctaGAGAGTGTCCTGATACACCTGCAGGGACTCTAGCggtgaaagcacacacacaaatcagatGGAAGACAAGTTTAGATTGACAGCAGTAGAAAAACCTGTTAGGCTGCTTTTGGGTTTTTGTGGTGTAACTTGTCACACTAAGGGGAGGGCTTTACCTGGAAAAATAAACTCCAGCAGATAAGTGGCCTAACAAagtctaaacacacacatttaaccaTGGCAACCATGTGTAGACAGCAAGGGAGGGACAAGGTGTACTATTATCCAAGAATCATGATGTTTATCAATGATCATGATGAGCCAAAAAATGcctaacaaaataaaaaataaaatttgatgTTTGTGGCGAGAAACTCAAAGTGTACGCATTTGTTCAAATGTCTTAAAGGAAGTTACTTAGACATCACAAGGTACACATCTTATTACCAAAAGACACAAATGTTTCTCATGATCCCACTTAGCTGTGTCATTATCTTTAaccaattattaaaaataatataataatatttcataacTAAATATCTCAGTATCTTAGGATAACCAACTCCTGTTTCACTACAATCAAAACGATCCGACTGTTTTAGAGTCAAGCATTTCCTGATGTCAACAGGGAGTGCTCTCACAGATTGCAGTGACATAAGTAAGTGGAACAAACAGTTGCTGACTTTACACTGTGGACATCAGGTGACAGGTAGGGGTTGGCAGATGGACATCTTAAGGAGAAAGGTTGGCATAAGGGACACACCCCTTACTTCTTTTACTTAAATGCTACTTCAGATCATTTCAATAACTTATCCTATTTTGTGTCTCTAAAATAATAAAGGTCATCCAGGAAAAAAATCTGGAACAACTTTCtaaagacacagacaatatCACTGTAAAAATTCTCCCAATGGACTTTAACAATTTTCAGCTTTGTTGAATATCAAATAGAGGGATAAAGAACACATTacaatatgagaaaatgaaGTAGAACACCTCATTATTCAACAAcacattatttttgatttatgatATTTCTCTCCAGTTCACATATGACATTGCATTCACCGAAGCAATGTTATCCCCTCTAGTTGACTCTATGGGTGTTACTCTACTCCAATCACAAGCAAGCCTTTGCCCAATGAAAATCTGCATAAGCCAAACCGGCCAATCAGGTCATGTCTATGTGAATAAATGTGGACTCCACAGAacatagatagacagacagacagacagacagacagacagatagatagatagatagatagatagatagatagatagatagatagatagatagatagatagatagatagatagatatttttttattttcgtgtcatgcacaaaaacgtgcccaaccctcatgggtttacaagacaccatacagtacagctgcagtggatccacatctcatcaggtcacatttgattacaagatgacatgttgcttcaccgctccatcttaaacaaaacattctgccttctctcccaggcctggcaaataaaaactgctacaaagaaggttcctttcctaaaacacaactcaagtttttcataatcatccagccaaaagaaatcaacataaatggaagtcattttactgaagaggacatcccttatgtcctcgtaaacaggacagtaaaacaaaaagtgcacctcattttAAATTTCCCCGAGCTCAtacaacaaacagattctgtcctcctctggactGGAATGAAACCTCTAGGGCTAAtggtaatgttcctgagcgtaactgtgcacatagggatctttgtcttttgtttaaattatacttaacataaagttctgaattatagttgttttttatgagacaataagttcgtaactttgggttacaccatatgtcaactgaccatttttctttatgcataagaaacagtttggtcctaatatcctgaatattacaaagtaacctattctgaaaaatgaaagacaggtcaatcatataaaacagagatttcaaacccttagcccatggatggccatgcaaaatgtcccaatgaaatatcttttttgtaagtCTCTGATCTGACATGTTCACAAATCTATTCCAAAGTcgaagcatttgacatttatgtcgGATCTTTGGTGATTCCCAACCCATGTCCCCAGTAATGgccaaaactgatgttgattttttaactCCCAAGAATGATCCAATCGCTCTGTGGTGCACAGTGTTGCAACTTGTGTGCTcaccaaaaccccaaacaccggaaacatagtcagacacaggacatacacatgagttatatagttgtgtatatgtatgaaatcctaaattaccacagtgtttgactttgttcaGTACAGATCCTAGTGCTCTTCCCGCTGACTGAGCTAGAACATTGacagcttctttaaatgtcatgtgctCATCGAGAGTAATGCCAAGGTATTTATACTGTTCAGAGTAAGATAGTACTGTTGAACCAAAgctaaaaacaactgaacttcTCTGTAATGATTTGTGTCTAAAATGTACTATTCGTGTTTTGTCTTAGTTTACCACTAGCCTCCATTTCCAGCACCACTCCACAACAATGTTCAGCATAATCTGCAGATCTTTTTCCTGTTCAGCAAGTAAAActacatcatcagcatataatAATATGCCCACTGTCTGATCATCTGCTTTGCGTCCTCTAACACAGTTTAACGTGTAGTGGTAACTCAACTGTGTGTTAACAGAATGGATGGACAGGACACTGAGACTGGTTAATTCCTCCAGTTCTACAGCGTTCTTGCTCTGTTTATGGGGGCGCCAAGAAGGTGAATCTACCCTCCCAGAACGAGGGAGATCACCTCCCAGCAGAGATCCAGGACCTGTTACAGAAAAAGGCTGTGTCTTTTGTCCCCATTCACGTCCCCCATGGCTGCATCCTAAACTGGCATTGCCCGCAAGACGTTCTGTTTGTAAACCATCAAGTTCCTGGAACTGGTTCAGTCGACCTATTGCTTGCTGCTCCTTGGTGACTGTAGCAGGACTACCCTCAGACCAAATCCCTCCTTTTGTACCCAAGAACTTGAGGAGTCCTTTCAGGCTGAAGGTATACAACAGGATGCTTTTTGTCTTCTACCCCATGTGGGGGACAGGGAGGCAGTTACATCTGCTGTACTCAGTTTGTGTCTTCTACCCCATGTGGGGGACAGGGAGGCAGTTACATCTGCTGTACTCAGTTTGTGCGTTGGCATGTTGTGCTGAATTTACGGCCCACATCTGCCAAGctaaacagctgtttgtgtgctttggGGATGGCATCCAAAAAACGCCCGGTGGGATGGCTTTGTGGGTGCGTCTCCTGCTTAGGGACAGTGAatcaagctgtaaacacaactcTGACGTAACATCAGTTGATAAGTTGATGTGGCGACCATGTAGCAAACAATGGGAGGCTGTGTCTCAGTAGTAGAGCAGGTCGTCCTTCAATCTGAAAATAGGCGGTCTGCTTCCCGGCTTCTCCAGTCCCTTAGGCTGTTCCTGTCTGAtttgcaggtggcaccttgcatggtagcccctgtcatctgGGTGTGAATAGGTGAATGACCCAGTGCTTGTGGGGCTGTAggactagaaaggcgctatacaaTTCCATTTACCATctacatccagcagacacagattAACATAGGCATTCATTAGGAGCACTTTCTCCTTTTAGTTCCATTTTGTTCttcaccaactcctgagaaaaaatGGTCTCCTTAGATGCAAAATGCTCCATTATGTTCCCCTGCTAGTATCTAACTGTGTCCGTCTGCAGCTTGATGCAGaacaggtagtgtacagtgggtttatcgGAGCTTTTTCACTGAATACCGCTAACTGCTGCTGTGGCCTcttgaaccaaaacaatgagctaaaaagGGCTAAAAGTTCTGTGCAGCTGAGATTAACTGCAGAGTAGGGAtaattgtcatttaaaataagtGACCTACCATTACACATGGTCATTGGATCCATTGTTTTATTGATGAGAGCAGTTATTAAGTGTTGCAATAAAATACTCAAGTTCAAAGTACC
This sequence is a window from Anoplopoma fimbria isolate UVic2021 breed Golden Eagle Sablefish chromosome 13, Afim_UVic_2022, whole genome shotgun sequence. Protein-coding genes within it:
- the arrdc1a gene encoding arrestin domain-containing protein 1a gives rise to the protein MGKVQEFEITLDKNKVVYTPGESITGTVSFKLGQPLQSKAIKVNCNGFCGINSKANDTAWTLEEQYFNSTVSVADKGTLKQGQHTFPFKFLIPESAPTSFEGNYGRIVYRVRAFIDTPRFAKDYNTEKAFYLLSLLNLNEVADIWGPCSSAVKQQFTYMLMKTGTVALKAQCDKKGYTPNQIIQLLVNIHNQSGKTTGNMAASLMQRVTYETKKPTHDVRTIAEVEGGVVKAGKEVEWKEQIIIPPLPQSSLAGCELIKIEYYVKVSLKSPEVMVTLPIHIGNVSLDEKLHSSKRAAPPSSAAAEDTLASASTPNTSTSSPSLPPRTGPKPAPRPNLRSRMSSHNSPSAPPAEYHPGAEGGTPMNDGFPNKRQSQLVSPNAFSYAPGLFFSQNQQHNGPSTVPGEPMLSGSTGATAPYPTENSASSMPTPLILPPDYGASAYPQEAPPSYDESFNT